From one Bos indicus x Bos taurus breed Angus x Brahman F1 hybrid chromosome 7, Bos_hybrid_MaternalHap_v2.0, whole genome shotgun sequence genomic stretch:
- the ZGLP1 gene encoding GATA-type zinc finger protein 1, giving the protein MEAEPAPDFAMLRELLAPPCLNPEPPPEPPIRQGYSGVKMLVTGTRKDEILIPRDIGGVIWGSETVQFLLRVFGTLVVAAHGRGLTTPAIVPRSFWPAHQDSVTALRFLQETAEELAQTPWDTQALGPYWEPKALETLGPLPQAKDDKNMLTLVSQQSPNLGSPRAPPTSPAQPQRRPRKQSNPQRGAEKVDPLFEGVTLKFQIKPDSSLQIIPSYSLACSSRSPGPPTPGPARGPEANPGGSEALAPRRCASCRTERTPLWRDAEDGTPLCNACGIRYKKYGTRCSSCWLVPRKNVQPKKLCGRCGVSLGPHPASAQEG; this is encoded by the exons ATGGAGGCCGAGCCAGCCCCGGACTTCGCCATGCTGCGAGAGCTGCTAGCGCCGCCCTGCCTGAACCCTGAGCCGCCCCCGGAACCCCCGATCCGGCAG gGTTACTCAGGGGTCAAAATGTTAGTTACTGGTACTCGCAAGGACGAGATCCTGATCCCCAGGGATATTGGGGGGGTCATATGGGGGTCAGAGACTGTGCAGTTCTTGCTCCGTGTCTTTGGGACCCTCGTAGTTGCCGCCCACGGAAGGGGGTTGACCACACCGGCCATTGTCCCCAGGTCCTTCTGGCCTGCACACCAAGACTCGGTCACCGCCCTGCGCTTCCTCCAAGAGACAGCAGAGGAGCTGGCCCAGACCCCCTGGGACACCCAGGCTCTGGGGCCCTACTGGGAGCCGAAGGCCCTGGAGACCCTGGGACCTCTACCTCAGGCCAAGGATGACAAGAACATGCTGACCCTAGTCAGCCAGCAGAGCCCCAACCTGGGGTCCCCACGGGCTCCCCCTACTTCTCCAGCCCAACCACAGAGAAGGCCCCGGAAGCAGTCAAACCCCCAGCGGGGTGCCGAAAAAGTGGACCCTCTTTTTGAGGGGGTGACCCTGAAGTTTCAGATAAAGCCGGATTCCAGCCTACAGATTATACCCAGTTACAG CCTGGCCTGCAGCAGCCGCTCTCCAGGGCCTCCCACTCCAGGCCCTGCCAGAGGCCCAGAGGCCAACCCGGGAGGCAGCGAGGCCCTGG CACCCCGCCGCTGTGCTTCCTGTAGGACCGAGAGGACCCCTTTATGGAGAGATGCTGAGGATGGTACCCCTCTCTGCAACGCTTGTGGCATCAG GTACAAGAAATATGGCACCCGGTGCTCTAGCTGCTGGCTGGTGCCCAGGAAAAATGTGCAGCCCAAGAAGCTATGTGGCAGATGTGGGGTGTCCCTGGGCCCCCACCCAGCCTCAGCTCAGGAAGGGTAA